A single Candidatus Methylomirabilota bacterium DNA region contains:
- a CDS encoding ABC transporter ATP-binding protein, whose product MGFAIETHNLTKVFKKGWSSGTVAVDGVNLSVPAGSVLAILGPNGAGKTTLLRILAGLVLPSAGNAKICGLDIIQENGRARSLVGVSLGDDRSLYARLSGRSNLEFFAALHGLSRQEARQRIDELGKILEIPLDQSIQQSSAGIRQRILIARALLHDPAVLLLDEPTKSLDPALAQGLRGFIRERLARHLGKTVVIATHNLPEAEALGDELAIMKEGQIRGCGTLDVLRGIAGLATGSLEDVFHQLTKERV is encoded by the coding sequence ATGGGTTTTGCCATTGAGACGCATAACCTGACGAAAGTCTTTAAAAAAGGGTGGAGTTCCGGAACAGTCGCCGTCGATGGCGTGAATCTGAGCGTCCCGGCGGGGTCGGTCCTCGCTATTTTGGGCCCGAACGGGGCCGGCAAGACCACCCTCCTCAGGATCCTGGCGGGGCTCGTCCTTCCCTCGGCCGGCAACGCAAAGATCTGTGGTCTTGACATAATTCAAGAGAATGGGCGGGCGAGAAGCTTAGTAGGCGTCAGCCTCGGGGACGACCGAAGCCTTTACGCCCGTCTTTCCGGACGGAGCAATCTCGAGTTCTTTGCAGCGCTACACGGTCTAAGCCGCCAAGAGGCGAGGCAGCGCATCGATGAGCTTGGCAAAATCTTGGAGATTCCCCTTGACCAATCCATCCAGCAAAGCAGCGCCGGAATCCGTCAGCGGATCCTGATCGCCCGGGCGCTGTTGCACGACCCGGCTGTCTTGCTCCTTGACGAGCCCACTAAGAGCCTGGACCCGGCTTTGGCACAGGGCCTTCGGGGTTTTATCCGTGAGAGGCTGGCCCGACATCTGGGAAAGACCGTAGTTATCGCCACGCACAATCTCCCCGAGGCCGAGGCACTCGGCGACGAGCTCGCGATCATGAAAGAGGGCCAGATCCGCGGATGCGGAACACTAGATGTGCTTCGAGGCATAGCCGGGCTCGCAACGGGCAGCCTGGAGGACGTTTTTCATCAGCTTACAAAGGAGCGGGTATGA